One genomic window of Xanthobacter dioxanivorans includes the following:
- a CDS encoding glycoside hydrolase family 108 protein, which produces MVAQNFEPALACVNVHEGGKDDDKRDPGGRTAYGVTQARYNQYLRDKGRPRADVWGITVPERVEIWRTYYWDVMHCDDLPAGLDYVVFDGGVNSGPAQSVKWLQRAINDVRAKTGDSPILVDGQMGTNTVVAANALDDTDAVIAAMQDRRLAMLKALRTWSVYSKGWGRRVADVRKLGQAVARGSVPLKPPPGWTTAPGKALPTDAKPLPSPDKGTLAAGVGGASSAVSTATTAIQPAQGISTTLDVVLNVLIVLGVALTLAGAGYAWWANRRAKQLRADLDLAPSPTPDNGNEPVHPVAAPGEAA; this is translated from the coding sequence ATGGTCGCTCAGAATTTCGAGCCGGCGCTGGCGTGCGTCAACGTCCACGAGGGCGGCAAGGACGACGACAAGAGGGACCCCGGTGGCCGGACGGCCTACGGCGTCACGCAGGCCCGCTACAACCAGTATCTTCGCGACAAGGGGCGCCCCCGCGCCGATGTGTGGGGTATTACGGTGCCCGAGCGGGTGGAAATCTGGCGCACCTACTATTGGGACGTGATGCACTGCGACGATCTGCCGGCGGGGCTCGATTACGTGGTGTTCGACGGCGGGGTGAACTCTGGCCCGGCGCAGTCGGTGAAGTGGCTTCAGCGCGCCATCAACGACGTGCGGGCGAAAACCGGTGACAGCCCTATCCTCGTGGATGGGCAGATGGGCACCAACACCGTCGTGGCAGCTAATGCGCTGGACGACACGGACGCGGTGATCGCCGCGATGCAAGATCGCCGCCTCGCGATGCTGAAGGCCCTCCGGACGTGGTCGGTCTACAGCAAGGGCTGGGGGCGGCGCGTCGCCGACGTGCGCAAGCTCGGGCAGGCCGTCGCACGCGGGTCCGTGCCGCTCAAGCCGCCTCCCGGATGGACCACGGCCCCCGGAAAGGCCCTGCCGACCGACGCCAAGCCGCTCCCCAGCCCGGACAAGGGGACGCTGGCCGCTGGCGTGGGTGGAGCGTCTTCGGCCGTCTCTACGGCGACCACGGCGATCCAGCCGGCACAGGGCATCTCCACCACGCTCGACGTGGTGCTCAATGTGCTGATCGTGCTCGGCGTCGCGCTCACCCTCGCGGGTGCGGGCTATGCATGGTGGGCCAATCGCAGGGCGAAGCAGCTCAGGGCAGATCTTGACCTTGCGCCGTCTCCCACCCCGGACAATGGAAATGAGCCGGTTCATCCCGTTGCGGCGCCGGGAGAGGCAGCATGA
- a CDS encoding sialate O-acetylesterase, protein MTDAALAIAEQALGLSARATQRLDNGGAIYASTWDFRLAIFMVAGQSNAVGRAPSSTITGSVSTGYDLVRSELPDSRILTYSSSNVLDVGLWNADGAGKYVEKITIAAEPLYHVDGGHGMGHAWSAARDILNSRLVPAHKVLLVPCGIGGTSMSAVQPFPSLSWGAGTDPDAPLNPGSDLYESAIRQMYKAAAAAEALGYDWYFAGIIWHQGEGNQSSTASAFQLMQDTIFNGFRERLGVSDLPIIAGSFIYEIVDPPLFNNAINRQVCIDVARRLPRTSFFYGPGPGYQMDTGTNFAHFNADGQRILARGAVDAYAIAINNVVGTRPSDPTVVQAAQIGTELHIWWTRPLCRVTDYDIQYAVGGGAWADLSKPAGPLVTANVDCGQRDLPAAQITDIVEDSSYQVRVRSRNENGISGWSETSAVTVSLPAQVTGLTVGAITQSTIAITAAPAARATSYIAEYSLDDAAWTVAASGLASPSYTYVGLNPLTTYYLRMAASNAAGNGLASSPSTTATTVIDILDDALSSGAKAAVFNYISVSRRVKESYTGNLIRVRRSSDNTQQDIPQTASKILDEAALLAFCGAGDGYIVTTYSQSGGADLAQANTANQPRIVSGGVINKVNGRPAADQTMDGLRVLENTTPGLYAAGKASVFAVLRATGGGAISMECGSAGSNPRYAPLAVGSSGNTLSRTITNDAGTAIETSNTSPQVAVNAGYHTVGVIDSGSSLVMRQDGSTTETKAYTRSGVFTIARKCIFGQHNGATFAGIQGHWSEIVEFTDTLSDADRNAIEANMAAWYSTDN, encoded by the coding sequence ATGACCGACGCTGCACTTGCTATCGCCGAACAGGCGCTCGGGCTGAGCGCGCGCGCGACTCAGCGTCTAGACAACGGCGGGGCGATATATGCCAGTACCTGGGATTTTCGCCTTGCCATTTTCATGGTAGCCGGCCAGTCCAATGCCGTTGGACGCGCCCCGTCGAGCACCATTACAGGGAGCGTCTCCACAGGATACGACTTGGTGCGGTCGGAACTACCGGACAGCCGCATCCTCACCTATAGCTCATCCAACGTTCTGGATGTAGGCTTGTGGAACGCAGACGGCGCTGGAAAGTATGTGGAGAAGATTACCATTGCGGCTGAGCCCCTTTACCATGTGGATGGTGGGCACGGCATGGGACATGCGTGGTCTGCGGCCAGAGATATTTTGAATAGCCGTCTCGTTCCGGCGCATAAGGTCCTGCTTGTACCATGCGGCATTGGCGGAACGTCCATGTCGGCCGTCCAACCTTTTCCATCCCTGTCGTGGGGCGCGGGAACCGATCCCGATGCGCCGCTCAATCCGGGCAGCGACCTCTACGAGTCCGCGATCCGCCAGATGTACAAGGCCGCAGCCGCCGCAGAGGCGCTCGGCTACGACTGGTATTTCGCCGGTATTATCTGGCATCAGGGGGAGGGGAACCAATCCTCCACGGCGAGCGCTTTCCAGCTCATGCAGGACACGATCTTTAACGGCTTCCGTGAGCGCCTCGGCGTGTCAGATCTACCGATCATTGCGGGGTCTTTCATCTATGAGATCGTCGACCCGCCGCTATTCAACAATGCGATCAATCGTCAAGTATGTATCGACGTTGCCCGTCGCCTGCCGCGCACCAGCTTTTTCTACGGCCCCGGCCCCGGCTATCAGATGGATACCGGGACTAACTTCGCTCACTTCAACGCGGATGGGCAGCGTATATTGGCAAGAGGTGCGGTGGACGCTTATGCGATCGCCATCAACAATGTCGTGGGCACCCGGCCGTCTGACCCAACTGTTGTGCAAGCTGCGCAGATCGGGACGGAGCTGCATATCTGGTGGACGCGCCCTTTGTGCCGCGTCACGGATTACGACATTCAGTATGCCGTCGGCGGGGGCGCTTGGGCCGACCTATCCAAGCCAGCCGGGCCTCTCGTGACGGCGAACGTTGATTGCGGGCAAAGGGACCTCCCTGCCGCGCAGATCACGGACATCGTGGAGGATAGCAGCTATCAGGTGCGAGTAAGGTCGCGGAACGAAAACGGCATATCGGGGTGGTCTGAAACGTCAGCGGTGACAGTGTCTCTGCCGGCGCAGGTCACTGGATTGACGGTGGGGGCTATCACGCAGTCCACCATTGCGATCACTGCGGCCCCGGCGGCACGGGCCACATCGTACATCGCAGAGTATTCTCTTGATGATGCGGCGTGGACTGTCGCGGCGTCCGGCTTGGCATCCCCAAGCTATACCTATGTTGGGCTCAACCCGCTCACCACGTACTATCTGCGGATGGCCGCGAGCAATGCGGCAGGGAACGGGCTTGCATCGTCCCCATCGACTACGGCAACAACAGTCATTGACATCCTTGATGATGCCCTGTCGAGTGGTGCAAAGGCGGCGGTGTTCAACTATATATCAGTATCTCGCCGTGTTAAGGAAAGTTATACCGGAAACCTCATCAGGGTCCGCCGCTCGTCCGATAACACGCAACAGGATATTCCACAGACGGCGTCGAAGATCCTTGACGAGGCGGCATTGCTCGCTTTCTGCGGGGCTGGTGACGGCTATATCGTGACGACATACAGCCAGTCTGGCGGGGCGGACTTGGCCCAGGCTAACACCGCCAATCAGCCGAGGATCGTTTCGGGCGGCGTCATCAACAAGGTCAATGGCCGACCCGCCGCAGATCAGACGATGGACGGCCTGCGTGTTCTGGAAAACACCACGCCGGGCTTGTATGCGGCCGGCAAGGCATCGGTTTTCGCGGTGCTGCGGGCAACCGGCGGCGGGGCGATCTCCATGGAGTGCGGCTCTGCCGGCTCCAACCCGCGGTACGCTCCGCTTGCAGTCGGGTCGAGCGGTAACACCCTGTCTCGGACGATCACCAATGATGCCGGAACGGCGATCGAAACAAGCAACACCTCTCCACAGGTGGCGGTCAATGCCGGCTATCACACGGTCGGGGTGATCGACAGCGGGTCGTCTCTGGTGATGAGGCAGGATGGCTCCACCACGGAGACCAAAGCCTACACGCGCTCTGGAGTATTCACGATCGCTCGAAAGTGTATTTTCGGGCAGCACAACGGCGCGACGTTCGCCGGCATCCAAGGGCATTGGTCCGAGATAGTCGAGTTCACCGACACTCTTTCTGATGCCGATCGCAACGCAATCGAGGCCAACATGGCGGCGTGGTATTCGACCGACAATTGA
- a CDS encoding tail fiber domain-containing protein yields the protein MGKDSGDAPMPDPNIKKAANAQAATGNAWLNFANDAYATAQDRQTGIDATAGAVSGAALGAQDTALTNAATDRARYENTFVPLQDQIINDAKNYDTPEAQAAAAAAAGADTQSAIAGQRAATERQQASMGVNPNSGRFQGTQRASDLNSALAVAGAKNDARETTRNTGQALRMNAVGLGAALPGQAMAGTQLGLGAGQAATGALTQANQQFLTSTAIPMQGYSGAMQGYAGQAATLGNLYNAQLSAYNAQNSANAANTAGLYSALGTGLGAAASFFSSEEVKTDKEEIPEGAALAAVDSLPVERWRYMPGIEDGGEHVGPYAEDMQRVTGLGDGKSIKVQDALGLTMRAVQDVSRKVDRIAQQVGLGAYPGNREVEAA from the coding sequence ATGGGCAAGGACAGCGGCGATGCGCCGATGCCGGATCCGAACATCAAGAAGGCTGCGAATGCGCAGGCGGCGACGGGCAATGCGTGGCTGAACTTCGCCAACGACGCCTATGCGACGGCACAGGACCGGCAGACGGGCATCGATGCTACAGCCGGCGCTGTTTCGGGCGCGGCGCTTGGGGCACAGGATACGGCCCTCACCAATGCGGCGACGGATCGGGCGCGGTACGAAAACACGTTCGTCCCGCTGCAAGACCAGATCATCAACGACGCGAAGAACTACGACACGCCGGAAGCACAGGCAGCGGCAGCGGCGGCGGCCGGGGCGGACACGCAGAGCGCCATTGCAGGCCAGCGGGCGGCCACGGAGCGGCAACAGGCGTCCATGGGCGTCAATCCCAACTCGGGGCGCTTCCAGGGGACGCAGCGGGCCTCTGATCTCAATTCCGCCCTCGCCGTGGCCGGAGCGAAGAACGACGCGCGAGAGACGACGCGGAACACGGGGCAGGCACTTCGGATGAACGCCGTAGGGCTTGGGGCGGCACTTCCGGGGCAGGCCATGGCTGGAACTCAGCTCGGGCTCGGGGCCGGGCAGGCCGCGACGGGCGCGCTCACGCAGGCGAACCAACAGTTCCTTACGTCCACGGCGATCCCGATGCAGGGGTATTCCGGAGCGATGCAGGGCTATGCTGGTCAGGCGGCGACGCTGGGCAACCTCTACAACGCGCAACTCAGCGCCTATAATGCGCAAAACTCTGCCAATGCGGCGAATACAGCCGGCCTGTACAGCGCCCTCGGCACAGGGCTGGGTGCGGCGGCGTCGTTTTTCTCCTCGGAAGAAGTGAAGACCGACAAAGAGGAGATTCCGGAAGGCGCGGCCCTTGCTGCGGTGGACAGCCTCCCCGTGGAGCGCTGGCGCTATATGCCGGGCATCGAAGATGGTGGCGAGCATGTCGGCCCATATGCAGAGGATATGCAGCGCGTGACCGGCCTTGGCGATGGAAAATCCATCAAGGTTCAGGATGCCCTCGGCCTTACCATGAGGGCGGTTCAGGATGTGAGCCGCAAGGTTGACCGGATCGCACAACAGGTCGGCCTTGGTGCGTATCCCGGGAATCGTGAAGTGGAGGCCGCGTGA
- a CDS encoding GNAT family N-acetyltransferase has translation MTVYSDPERYLAWAAGRIGIAAFRSDARAIGLERNGVLVAVAAYDTFSPGSCAMHIASDGSGRWLTQDFLFRMFAYPFLQCGFRRVTGLISASNAASLRFARHIGFQDEGVLREEALDGDVIVLGMLRRECKWISEG, from the coding sequence GTGACCGTTTATTCTGACCCGGAGCGCTATCTGGCGTGGGCGGCGGGCCGGATCGGGATTGCAGCGTTCCGCTCGGATGCGCGGGCGATCGGGCTTGAACGGAATGGGGTTCTAGTCGCGGTCGCGGCCTATGACACGTTCTCCCCCGGCTCGTGCGCGATGCACATTGCCTCCGATGGTTCGGGGCGCTGGCTCACCCAGGATTTCCTGTTCCGCATGTTCGCCTATCCCTTCCTTCAGTGCGGGTTCCGCCGGGTGACGGGGTTGATCTCGGCGAGCAACGCGGCCTCATTGAGGTTCGCGCGGCATATCGGGTTTCAGGACGAAGGGGTGCTTCGGGAAGAAGCGCTGGACGGGGATGTGATCGTGCTCGGGATGCTCCGGCGCGAATGCAAATGGATATCGGAGGGCTGA
- a CDS encoding phage tail protein, whose product MALKLTNNATGLLAANINSSVTSISLAGSAGSKFPTLGASDWSPVVVVDGSGNLEIMRCTARSGDVLTVTRGQEGTTARSFSSGARVDVRLTSAALAEFALASDMTTALNLKADLASPEFTGTPRAPKAADGDDSDQIATTEWVQDFVPIPIGTVLEFHGATLPARFLWANGSAVSRVTYALLFAAMGSPSASGDGSTTFNTPDRRGRVGVGKDNMGGVTAAGRVTTAGSGIDGATLGASGGAQNVTMTAAQMPAHDHNVAATQAAHKHTVPISRTISVQTGGSALATGAGPIDTSEETPAITVTEDSIGGGQAHNNMPPSIVCNFIVYVGV is encoded by the coding sequence ATGGCCCTGAAGCTTACGAACAACGCCACAGGGCTGCTTGCGGCGAACATCAATTCGTCGGTCACGTCCATTTCTCTTGCCGGGAGCGCCGGGAGCAAGTTCCCCACCCTCGGCGCCTCCGACTGGTCCCCTGTCGTCGTAGTGGACGGCTCCGGCAATCTCGAAATCATGCGCTGCACCGCGCGTTCTGGAGATGTTCTCACGGTCACGCGGGGGCAGGAGGGCACCACGGCCCGTTCGTTCTCTTCCGGGGCGCGGGTGGATGTGCGGCTGACCTCGGCGGCTCTGGCGGAATTCGCACTGGCCTCCGACATGACGACGGCGCTCAATCTGAAGGCCGATCTCGCCAGTCCTGAATTCACCGGCACCCCGCGCGCCCCGAAGGCGGCGGATGGTGACGATAGCGACCAGATCGCGACCACGGAATGGGTGCAGGACTTCGTTCCGATCCCGATCGGGACGGTTCTTGAGTTCCACGGGGCGACGCTTCCGGCGCGGTTCCTGTGGGCAAACGGTTCCGCCGTGTCTCGCGTCACCTACGCCCTCCTTTTTGCCGCCATGGGCTCCCCCAGCGCATCGGGCGATGGCTCTACCACATTCAACACTCCGGACCGACGCGGGCGGGTGGGCGTCGGTAAGGATAACATGGGCGGGGTCACTGCGGCCGGCCGGGTTACGACGGCAGGAAGCGGCATCGACGGCGCGACCCTTGGGGCCTCTGGCGGCGCGCAGAACGTCACCATGACCGCGGCGCAGATGCCAGCCCATGACCACAACGTCGCCGCGACGCAGGCGGCGCATAAGCACACGGTCCCGATCAGCCGCACCATCTCAGTCCAGACCGGGGGCTCCGCCCTCGCGACTGGAGCGGGTCCGATCGACACTAGCGAAGAAACTCCAGCCATCACGGTCACGGAAGACAGCATTGGCGGCGGGCAGGCGCATAACAACATGCCGCCGTCGATCGTCTGCAACTTCATCGTCTACGTGGGGGTGTGA
- a CDS encoding phage fiber-tail adaptor protein yields the protein MSGTILFKTPDERLDFDVDFTRWLPSGDALASSVNTISGGTATIDTAEVSNTIVKLWIEGGDADETNDVKVVATTAEGRVCEACFRLRIKEC from the coding sequence ATGAGCGGAACAATCCTCTTCAAGACGCCAGACGAGCGGCTTGATTTCGACGTGGACTTTACGCGCTGGCTCCCGTCTGGGGATGCCTTGGCCTCATCTGTGAACACGATTTCGGGCGGGACCGCGACCATCGACACGGCAGAGGTGTCCAACACGATCGTGAAGCTGTGGATCGAGGGCGGCGACGCTGACGAGACGAATGACGTGAAGGTGGTTGCGACCACCGCCGAGGGGCGCGTCTGCGAAGCCTGCTTCCGCCTCCGGATCAAGGAGTGCTGA